Proteins encoded together in one Thalassotalea crassostreae window:
- a CDS encoding aldehyde dehydrogenase family protein, with product MQYQSLIENQKKYFNQGITRDLTWRKQQLKQIKAMIADNESRWLEALDSDLGKPALESWVTELSYITGDVDHVIKKLNKWSKKRRVSTPIVAQPGSSYIKPEPKGSVLIMSAWNYPVQLVFAPLVAVIAAGNCAVIKPSELAPAVSSLIAELVPKYLDENAVNVVEGAVPETTALLELPFDHIMYTGNGMVAKIVMTAAAKHLTPVTLELGGKSPVFVDSNIDINIAAQRLAWGKWINSGQTCIAPDYILTTKDMVEPLINALKQQITLMFGDNPKTSDSYGRIVNERHTERLSTYLDSGDIVCGGEFDIAAKYFSPTIIKDPALDSKLMTDEIFGAIFPIITIDNYQAAKEFIVARDKPLASYIFTKDSAKQNDWVANISSGSQCINDVIMFNAVPELPFGGVGPSGMGQYSGKIGFDNFSHLKSVLKRPFLKDLPVRFAPYTSLKFKLLRMIR from the coding sequence ATGCAATATCAGTCGTTAATTGAAAATCAGAAAAAATACTTTAACCAAGGTATCACTCGAGATCTAACTTGGCGGAAACAGCAATTAAAACAAATCAAAGCTATGATTGCTGACAATGAATCTCGTTGGTTAGAGGCCTTAGATTCAGATTTAGGTAAACCCGCATTAGAGTCATGGGTAACTGAGCTTTCTTATATTACCGGCGATGTTGATCACGTCATTAAAAAACTGAATAAGTGGAGCAAAAAACGTAGGGTTTCAACACCTATCGTCGCACAACCTGGTTCATCTTATATTAAACCTGAACCAAAAGGTTCAGTGTTAATCATGAGCGCATGGAATTACCCTGTGCAATTGGTGTTTGCACCATTAGTGGCAGTAATCGCTGCGGGTAACTGTGCAGTAATAAAACCATCAGAATTAGCACCTGCTGTTTCTTCACTTATTGCAGAATTAGTGCCTAAATACTTAGATGAAAATGCTGTCAATGTTGTTGAAGGTGCTGTACCCGAAACTACTGCTCTATTAGAGCTACCTTTCGACCATATTATGTATACCGGTAATGGCATGGTCGCTAAGATTGTAATGACTGCCGCGGCAAAACATTTAACTCCTGTAACACTTGAGTTAGGTGGTAAGAGCCCTGTATTTGTTGATAGCAATATCGACATCAACATCGCGGCGCAACGTTTGGCTTGGGGAAAATGGATTAATTCAGGACAAACATGTATTGCCCCTGATTACATTCTAACGACCAAAGACATGGTTGAACCATTAATCAACGCTTTAAAACAACAAATCACTTTAATGTTCGGCGATAACCCAAAGACTAGCGATAGCTATGGTCGTATCGTCAATGAACGTCACACAGAACGTCTTAGTACCTACCTTGATAGCGGTGACATTGTTTGTGGTGGTGAGTTTGATATTGCAGCAAAATATTTTTCACCAACCATCATTAAAGATCCAGCTCTGGATTCTAAACTAATGACCGATGAAATATTCGGCGCAATTTTCCCAATTATTACTATTGATAATTATCAAGCGGCGAAAGAATTTATTGTCGCCCGAGACAAACCACTAGCGTCTTACATCTTTACTAAAGACAGTGCCAAGCAAAACGATTGGGTCGCTAACATTTCTTCGGGTAGCCAATGTATTAACGATGTGATCATGTTTAACGCGGTACCAGAATTGCCATTTGGTGGTGTTGGACCAAGTGGTATGGGTCAATACAGCGGCAAAATAGGCTTTGATAATTTTAGCCATTTAAAATCGGTACTTAAGCGTCCATTTTTAAAAGACTTGCCGGTTAGATTCGCGCCTTATACTAGTTTGAAGTTTAAACTACTACGCATGATTCGCTAA